In Blautia wexlerae DSM 19850, a single window of DNA contains:
- a CDS encoding GH39 family glycosyl hydrolase: MENLKFYVDQNAPKTKFDHYWEKCVGACHAYTALREDYRMMLRKAKKDLGFQYVRFHGLFNDQMSVVREVEPGKYEYNFVNIDNIFDFLLSIDMKPFVELSFMPTPFASGDQTCFYYKGNVTMPKSFELWDGLIVELLKHLESRYGMEELEKWFFEVWNEPDLDFFFAGDQEDYFLLYEHTARAVKSVGANLRTGGPATANNEWIPDFVNYCEKNSVPLDFISTHHYPSDDPNWNADMHLDNFFGEEVNLNSDEIDRRGLLTKMVRIAKHEAGNLPLYYTEWNTSANEGDEFHDTPYSSALVTKTLIDNYGYVEAYSFWTFSDIFEEHGQVPGEFRGGFGLQTIHGIPKPVYRAFELMHQLGEERLPKVEEQGHVGICPIVDKEGSLAILVYNQEMIGKSVSEEKVEIHIKNAPGKKAEIQRIDDNHANAKKQWEEMGCPTYPTPAQVKELKEASELKTEELPVKVEGEEAVLEFALPAYGVALIKLV, translated from the coding sequence ATGGAGAATTTGAAGTTTTATGTAGATCAGAATGCGCCGAAAACTAAATTTGATCACTATTGGGAGAAATGCGTAGGTGCTTGCCATGCATATACTGCACTGCGTGAAGATTACAGAATGATGCTGAGAAAAGCCAAGAAGGATCTGGGATTTCAGTATGTACGTTTTCATGGACTTTTTAATGATCAGATGAGTGTGGTCAGAGAAGTTGAGCCTGGAAAATACGAATACAATTTCGTCAATATTGACAATATCTTTGATTTCTTATTAAGTATTGACATGAAGCCATTTGTGGAATTGAGTTTCATGCCCACACCATTTGCATCAGGTGATCAGACTTGCTTCTATTATAAAGGAAACGTTACCATGCCTAAGAGCTTCGAACTGTGGGATGGATTGATCGTTGAGTTGTTGAAACATCTGGAGAGTAGATACGGAATGGAAGAACTGGAGAAGTGGTTCTTCGAAGTGTGGAATGAACCGGATCTGGATTTCTTTTTTGCAGGAGACCAGGAAGATTATTTCTTATTATATGAACATACTGCCAGAGCAGTAAAAAGTGTAGGCGCAAACCTGAGAACCGGCGGACCGGCCACTGCCAATAATGAGTGGATCCCGGATTTTGTCAACTACTGTGAGAAAAATTCCGTACCGCTTGATTTTATTTCCACTCATCACTATCCATCAGATGATCCCAACTGGAATGCAGATATGCATCTGGATAATTTCTTCGGAGAAGAAGTCAACTTAAACAGCGATGAGATAGACCGTAGAGGACTGCTGACCAAGATGGTACGTATTGCGAAGCATGAAGCAGGAAACCTTCCATTATATTATACAGAATGGAACACTTCAGCCAATGAGGGAGACGAATTCCATGATACACCTTACAGCTCCGCATTGGTAACCAAGACTCTCATTGATAACTATGGATATGTAGAAGCATATTCATTCTGGACATTTTCTGATATCTTCGAAGAACATGGACAGGTTCCGGGAGAGTTCAGGGGTGGATTCGGACTGCAGACCATTCATGGAATTCCGAAACCTGTATACCGTGCCTTTGAACTGATGCATCAGCTGGGAGAGGAACGGCTTCCGAAAGTAGAAGAACAGGGACATGTGGGAATCTGCCCGATTGTGGACAAAGAAGGCAGCCTTGCAATTCTGGTCTATAATCAGGAAATGATCGGAAAATCAGTTTCTGAAGAAAAAGTAGAAATTCATATCAAAAATGCCCCCGGTAAAAAAGCAGAGATTCAGAGGATCGATGATAACCATGCAAATGCGAAAAAACAATGGGAAGAAATGGGATGCCCTACTTATCCCACACCTGCTCAGGTGAAGGAATTAAAAGAGGCTTCTGAGTTGAAAACAGAGGAATTACCTGTTAAGGTAGAAGGAGAAGAAGCAGTGCTGGAATTTGCTCTTCCGGCATATGGTGTGGCATTGATAAAATTGGTATAA
- a CDS encoding cache domain-containing sensor histidine kinase: MKGLKRMKIKTKIWVLFLACILMSSVISIGTVVYSSQKSNLKHIGEMTTQTLHAIDSNLELMIDHVNQDTYAVFWSKMFQDTLEEVSKGNLTVKTRTELQDCLTNIMLAGDYISSIVFYDNIGNSFMCNREEVVSKKEIAVEDAYWYEKAIKKDGDWIFETDGGGIVSYKSKNRNILSMIRVIKKKTDYSKLGILMVNIDEKTIREIFDSVGGNLNSNFYVLMNDILIFGPKEKENYDVSKDIIGSLEENETKIVRSEENSMVYKKISSMIDGWTLAIETPMSSFSNSISYFDTLIVLIVNIGMLILCWIFISHTVSRPIQKMEEQMMYSKSIPENLEVDEECEDEITNLKRTYNNLLNSIRKLLERTKEEEKIIRKNELDLILEQINPHFLYNTLDVISGLTLIGDQDKSFQMTQALGRFYRNSLNSGCQVITVREELDIIKSYMTIINIRYNNEISIEYKVDENLLDILMLKLILQPLVENAVHHGMRQKEGKGELCISVQALDDKLMEVSVRDNGVGIPEDKIRLILEGGYKTSKSGFGLHSVKQRVELFYGIEDAVSISSQPGCWTEVRVRFSYKTDG; encoded by the coding sequence ATGAAGGGTTTGAAAAGGATGAAGATAAAGACAAAAATATGGGTATTGTTCCTTGCCTGCATTTTAATGTCGTCTGTCATTTCCATAGGAACAGTGGTATACAGCAGTCAGAAATCCAATCTGAAGCATATCGGTGAAATGACAACACAGACTCTTCATGCCATCGACAGCAACCTGGAGCTGATGATTGATCATGTAAATCAGGATACCTATGCAGTGTTCTGGAGCAAAATGTTTCAGGATACTCTGGAAGAGGTATCCAAAGGAAATCTGACTGTGAAGACTAGAACAGAATTGCAGGACTGCCTGACCAATATCATGCTGGCAGGAGATTATATTTCCTCTATTGTATTTTATGACAATATAGGAAATTCTTTTATGTGCAACAGAGAAGAGGTTGTTTCGAAGAAAGAAATTGCTGTAGAAGATGCCTACTGGTATGAAAAAGCCATAAAAAAGGATGGGGACTGGATCTTTGAGACAGATGGTGGAGGAATCGTCAGCTATAAAAGCAAAAACAGAAATATTCTCTCCATGATCCGTGTGATCAAGAAAAAAACAGATTATTCCAAATTGGGAATCCTCATGGTAAATATCGATGAGAAAACCATCCGCGAGATCTTCGATTCTGTGGGCGGAAATCTGAATTCCAATTTTTATGTGTTGATGAATGACATTTTGATCTTCGGACCGAAGGAAAAAGAAAACTATGATGTAAGCAAGGATATTATCGGATCCCTGGAAGAAAATGAGACAAAGATTGTACGCAGCGAAGAGAATTCCATGGTGTATAAAAAGATCTCATCTATGATAGATGGATGGACCCTAGCTATAGAGACACCTATGAGCAGTTTTTCCAACAGTATCAGTTATTTCGATACGCTCATCGTCCTGATCGTCAATATAGGTATGCTAATCCTGTGCTGGATTTTTATTTCCCATACAGTGAGCAGACCGATCCAGAAAATGGAAGAACAGATGATGTATTCTAAATCTATTCCTGAGAACTTGGAGGTGGATGAAGAATGTGAGGATGAGATCACCAACCTGAAACGGACCTATAATAATCTGTTGAATTCTATCCGTAAGCTTCTGGAGAGAACCAAGGAAGAAGAGAAGATCATTCGGAAAAATGAACTGGATCTGATCCTGGAGCAGATCAATCCCCATTTCCTGTATAATACTCTGGATGTGATCAGCGGCCTTACTCTGATCGGGGATCAGGACAAAAGTTTCCAGATGACACAGGCGCTGGGAAGATTTTACAGAAACAGCTTAAACAGTGGATGTCAGGTGATCACGGTGAGGGAAGAACTGGATATTATCAAAAGTTACATGACGATCATCAATATCCGGTATAATAATGAAATCAGCATTGAATATAAAGTGGATGAAAATCTGCTGGATATTCTGATGCTGAAACTGATCCTGCAGCCTTTGGTGGAGAATGCAGTCCATCATGGAATGCGCCAGAAAGAGGGCAAAGGGGAACTGTGTATTTCTGTGCAGGCACTGGACGACAAACTGATGGAAGTTTCTGTGAGAGATAATGGGGTAGGGATTCCGGAGGATAAGATCCGGCTGATCCTGGAAGGCGGATATAAAACTTCCAAGTCAGGATTCGGGCTTCACAGTGTGAAACAGAGAGTTGAACTATTTTATGGGATTGAGGATGCAGTATCCATATCTAGCCAGCCGGGATGCTGGACGGAAGTGAGGGTACGTTTTTCATACAAAACAGATGGTTAA
- a CDS encoding response regulator transcription factor codes for MEKDVINILIVDDEKYEGILMEKSVAWESEGFHIMGNVQCAEDALALMEKQTPDIVYTDINMPRIDGLELSRRIRETYPAVHIVIVTGYREFEYAREAIHIGVEEFLLKPIQSDELLAAAVKLREQILKEREQQSKDVEIYPVLCQELLRRIVTGYIKSEEAEEKLSEYQIRLWKNKGVRGALLIMDLEDHDILLKLLEIMNEALGEKNYGYFSLEKNKIFFVVEETPEIKKLLGNAFEQITELGKDGTVATSVSCYYEEIDDSPKILSECEEALVDTMRDERKTLIFYEDYIEYMQQISHSYPVNFDSYRIAVKSGDQEAAVGFIDHYLEQYIFNGPLMISQLRNLGVLLFHNTMSVLKESNKHLDNEEQVKILENISGINTLQEFCRTLYALIEGTIQTISRNAGGNTVAQKAQEYIEQNLDREKLSLNLIASDLFVNASYLSRIFKQSVGESITKYIMRKRVEKSMELFDTTDLKVYEVAAAVGMPDAHYFGTSFKKYTGKTVNEYKSKNRTLSGK; via the coding sequence ATGGAGAAGGATGTTATTAATATACTAATAGTAGATGATGAGAAATATGAAGGCATATTAATGGAAAAAAGCGTAGCCTGGGAATCGGAGGGGTTTCACATTATGGGCAATGTCCAGTGTGCAGAGGATGCGCTGGCACTGATGGAGAAACAGACGCCAGATATTGTGTATACAGACATTAATATGCCGAGAATAGATGGACTGGAACTGAGCAGGCGCATCCGGGAGACATATCCGGCAGTGCATATTGTGATCGTTACCGGATACCGGGAGTTCGAATATGCCAGAGAAGCCATACACATAGGAGTGGAAGAATTTCTGTTAAAACCTATCCAGTCAGATGAACTTCTGGCTGCTGCGGTGAAGCTGCGGGAACAGATCCTGAAGGAACGGGAACAGCAGTCGAAAGATGTGGAAATCTATCCGGTTCTCTGCCAGGAACTGCTTCGAAGGATCGTCACCGGGTATATTAAATCTGAGGAAGCTGAGGAAAAGCTTTCTGAATATCAGATCCGGCTGTGGAAAAACAAAGGAGTCCGGGGAGCTTTGCTCATCATGGATCTGGAAGATCACGATATTCTGCTGAAACTTCTGGAGATCATGAATGAAGCTCTGGGTGAAAAAAATTACGGGTATTTCTCCCTGGAGAAGAACAAGATATTTTTTGTTGTAGAAGAAACGCCGGAGATTAAAAAGCTGCTCGGGAATGCATTTGAACAGATTACTGAACTGGGCAAAGACGGCACAGTAGCTACATCAGTCAGCTGTTATTATGAAGAAATAGATGACAGTCCGAAAATACTCTCAGAATGTGAGGAAGCACTGGTAGACACTATGCGGGATGAGAGAAAGACCCTGATCTTCTACGAGGATTATATTGAATATATGCAGCAGATCAGTCATTCTTACCCGGTGAATTTCGACAGTTACAGGATCGCAGTGAAAAGTGGTGACCAGGAAGCGGCTGTTGGATTTATAGACCATTATCTGGAACAGTATATTTTTAACGGTCCGTTGATGATCTCTCAGCTTCGTAATCTGGGGGTTCTGCTCTTCCACAATACGATGTCTGTATTGAAGGAAAGCAATAAACATCTGGATAATGAAGAACAGGTAAAGATCCTGGAAAATATTTCAGGGATTAATACACTGCAGGAGTTCTGCAGAACACTGTATGCTCTAATCGAGGGAACCATACAGACGATTTCACGGAATGCAGGAGGAAATACAGTAGCTCAGAAAGCACAGGAATATATTGAACAGAATCTGGACAGGGAGAAACTGTCCCTGAACCTGATCGCATCGGATCTGTTTGTAAATGCCAGTTATCTCAGCCGTATTTTCAAACAGTCTGTAGGGGAAAGTATTACGAAATATATTATGCGCAAGCGCGTGGAGAAGAGTATGGAGCTTTTTGATACTACGGATCTGAAAGTATATGAAGTAGCGGCGGCCGTGGGAATGCCTGATGCACATTACTTCGGAACATCCTTTAAAAAGTACACCGGAAAAACAGTAAATGAGTACAAAAGTAAAAATCGCACCCTTTCAGGTAAATAA
- a CDS encoding ABC transporter substrate-binding protein gives MNNWKKFTAACMGVAMVGTTVFGASATVFAADTVTLDVWHQFTDPESAQTQAFEAAVEEYEKEHENIKIELHGLDTESYKTKISTEFASSASGVDVFYYWAPGKLKQLTDADKVLPLNDYVTDDIKSRIKEGSTSNFELDGNLYALPIDSYMMCLFCNKDLFDQAGVEIPTTYDELITAGEALAKLDGVTPLAVGAKDAWLAGALYESLALREVGASEVQSALLGETEFTNEGFKKAAEDVVELYDKGILGKNPLEDGEAEATADFLNGKVAMQLDGSWFAGTIDNAEDSAVKDVEVITFPVVSDEQDAADYAGGASASFFVNKNTDTPEESADFAMYISEKMGEQALELGTGFPCWNTDVDTDTISPTFVKLMDLYDGVKTGVQNWDGIINANAAAVHLEQAQSLLSGNADIDSFMTAHQDAISAAE, from the coding sequence ATGAACAATTGGAAAAAGTTTACAGCAGCGTGCATGGGTGTTGCAATGGTTGGAACAACAGTTTTCGGAGCATCTGCAACAGTTTTCGCAGCTGATACAGTAACACTGGATGTATGGCATCAGTTTACAGACCCGGAAAGTGCACAGACACAGGCATTCGAGGCAGCGGTAGAAGAATACGAGAAAGAACATGAAAATATCAAAATTGAACTTCACGGTCTGGATACAGAATCCTATAAGACAAAAATCTCTACAGAATTCGCAAGCAGCGCTTCTGGAGTAGATGTATTTTATTACTGGGCACCTGGAAAACTGAAACAGCTTACAGATGCTGATAAAGTTTTACCGTTAAATGATTATGTAACAGATGATATTAAGAGCAGAATTAAAGAAGGTTCCACAAGCAACTTTGAACTGGATGGAAATTTATATGCACTTCCGATTGACAGCTATATGATGTGCCTGTTCTGCAACAAAGATTTATTTGACCAGGCAGGAGTAGAGATTCCTACTACTTATGATGAACTGATCACAGCCGGCGAAGCGCTTGCGAAACTGGACGGAGTAACACCATTGGCTGTCGGCGCAAAAGATGCATGGCTTGCAGGTGCTCTGTATGAATCACTTGCACTGAGAGAAGTAGGTGCTTCTGAAGTACAGTCCGCACTTCTGGGCGAAACAGAATTCACAAACGAGGGATTCAAGAAAGCAGCAGAAGATGTTGTTGAATTATACGACAAAGGAATCCTTGGCAAGAACCCTCTGGAAGACGGCGAAGCAGAAGCTACCGCAGACTTCCTCAACGGAAAAGTTGCAATGCAGCTTGACGGAAGCTGGTTCGCAGGAACTATCGACAATGCAGAAGACAGCGCTGTTAAAGATGTAGAAGTGATCACATTCCCTGTAGTTTCTGACGAGCAGGATGCAGCTGATTATGCAGGCGGTGCAAGTGCTTCCTTCTTTGTAAACAAAAACACAGATACACCGGAAGAGTCCGCAGATTTCGCAATGTATATTTCTGAGAAAATGGGCGAGCAGGCTCTGGAACTTGGCACAGGATTCCCATGCTGGAATACAGATGTTGACACAGACACGATCTCCCCGACATTTGTAAAATTAATGGATCTCTATGATGGCGTAAAAACAGGTGTACAGAACTGGGATGGTATCATAAATGCAAACGCAGCAGCTGTTCATCTGGAGCAGGCTCAGTCCTTACTTTCCGGAAACGCAGATATTGACAGCTTTATGACTGCACATCAGGATGCAATCAGCGCAGCAGAATAA
- a CDS encoding carbohydrate ABC transporter permease — protein sequence MKKLLSNKAYIAVFVAPGLILFLVMAVIPLFTTGYYGLFNYDGIGEKVFIGLKNYKELFTTDPYFLRSVLNSFILAAGSLFIQIPIALFLAILLANGIKGEGFYRTVFFLPVVISSMVIGQLWCKIFNSEGLLNAILGALGMVNDTAWLVNPKTAYMTTVIPAIWQSIGYHMVILYAGVKNISPEYYEAAKLDGATGFKAATKITIPLLMPTIKVCATFALVGSLRVFDLVYVMTGGGPNHVSEVPATLMYDNLFVKCRYGYGSAQAFFIVFECLLFSFLLNRIFKKSEENASMI from the coding sequence ATGAAAAAACTTTTAAGTAATAAGGCCTATATCGCTGTTTTCGTCGCACCGGGCCTGATCCTGTTTCTGGTAATGGCGGTGATCCCGCTGTTTACCACAGGATATTACGGACTGTTCAATTACGACGGAATCGGAGAAAAAGTCTTTATTGGATTAAAAAATTACAAAGAACTATTTACAACAGATCCTTATTTCCTGAGATCTGTATTGAACTCATTTATTCTGGCAGCAGGTTCTTTGTTTATTCAGATCCCTATCGCGTTATTCCTGGCCATCCTCCTGGCAAACGGGATCAAGGGAGAGGGCTTTTACAGAACTGTATTTTTCCTGCCGGTAGTAATCTCCAGTATGGTAATCGGACAGCTCTGGTGCAAGATCTTCAACAGTGAGGGACTTCTGAATGCGATCCTGGGTGCACTGGGAATGGTAAACGATACTGCATGGCTGGTAAATCCGAAAACTGCTTATATGACAACGGTGATCCCGGCAATCTGGCAGAGCATCGGATACCATATGGTCATCCTCTATGCAGGTGTGAAGAATATTTCGCCGGAATATTATGAAGCTGCGAAACTGGACGGAGCTACAGGATTCAAGGCAGCTACGAAGATCACGATCCCGCTGCTGATGCCGACGATTAAAGTATGTGCCACATTTGCACTGGTTGGTTCTCTGCGTGTATTTGACCTGGTATATGTTATGACAGGCGGCGGCCCGAACCATGTCAGTGAAGTTCCTGCAACATTGATGTATGATAATCTGTTTGTAAAATGCCGCTATGGTTACGGCAGCGCCCAGGCGTTCTTCATCGTGTTTGAATGTCTGCTGTTCAGCTTCCTGCTCAATCGCATTTTCAAAAAATCTGAAGAAAATGCATCAATGATTTGA
- a CDS encoding carbohydrate ABC transporter permease, with product MSAMKLKKTLIYLFLAVFTFVQIFPFYWLVTFSFKSNTEIFDSNNLVGLPKVWHFGNYSKALMGGEILRYLLNSVFYAAVTVVVSTLLASMVAYAINRMYWKAKGIVAAIFSLGIMIPVQATLLPLFQGLDRLGIRGGYLGLMLPYITFAMPMTVMILSGFFKALPREIEEAACIDGCNIFNMFFRIILPMIRPGIATSCIFAFLNTWNELLFANTFVDSSQYKTLPVGIMSFVGEHSTNWGIIGAGMVIATLPTVVIYLLLSKQVQESFTVGAVKG from the coding sequence ATGAGTGCTATGAAATTAAAAAAGACCTTAATCTATCTGTTCCTGGCTGTATTTACCTTTGTTCAGATATTCCCGTTCTACTGGCTAGTAACTTTTTCATTCAAAAGTAACACGGAAATATTTGATTCCAACAACCTGGTGGGTCTGCCGAAAGTATGGCATTTTGGAAATTACTCCAAGGCCCTTATGGGAGGAGAAATCTTACGATATCTGTTGAACTCTGTTTTCTATGCAGCAGTGACAGTTGTTGTTTCAACACTTCTGGCATCCATGGTTGCATATGCGATAAATAGAATGTACTGGAAAGCAAAAGGAATTGTGGCAGCAATCTTCAGTTTGGGAATCATGATTCCTGTACAGGCAACTCTGCTTCCACTGTTTCAGGGACTGGATCGACTGGGAATCAGAGGCGGATATCTGGGACTGATGCTTCCGTATATTACATTTGCCATGCCGATGACGGTTATGATATTAAGCGGATTCTTCAAAGCTCTGCCAAGAGAGATCGAAGAGGCTGCATGTATTGATGGATGTAATATTTTCAACATGTTTTTCAGAATCATCCTGCCTATGATACGTCCTGGAATTGCCACTTCCTGTATCTTCGCATTCTTGAATACATGGAACGAGCTTTTATTTGCAAACACATTTGTAGACAGTTCACAGTACAAGACACTTCCTGTAGGAATTATGTCTTTTGTAGGAGAACATTCCACGAACTGGGGAATTATCGGAGCCGGTATGGTGATCGCTACACTGCCGACAGTAGTGATTTATCTGTTACTGAGCAAACAGGTTCAGGAGAGTTTTACAGTTGGAGCTGTAAAAGGTTAA
- the pepT gene encoding peptidase T — protein MKAYERLLSYVKVFTPSSEETGTSPSTQYQFDLARLLVQELRELGVKDADVDEHCYVYGHIPATRGYESCQKLGFIAHMDTVSDFCDHPVTPVITPNYDGKNLALGTSGRVLSPKMFPHLSTLKGRTLITSDGTTILGADDKAGIAEIMTIIEHLNDNTIPHGPLCIAFTPDEEIGMGPAHFDIKKFGADFAYTLDGDTEGEIQYENFNAARAVVEFTGVNVHPGSSKNTMVNAALVAMEFNSMLPSADTPRNTEDYEGFFHLYSIKGDVSHAALEYIIRDHNATTFDVRKKSMEHITKILNEKWGKGTVSLTITEQYRNMKEIIDTCMELIEHATAACKECNIPPLITPIRGGTDGAQLSFMGLPCPNLGTGGHAYHGPYEHITVEGMDIAVDVGLKIIELFYKYPFI, from the coding sequence ATGAAAGCATACGAACGCCTATTATCTTATGTAAAAGTATTCACTCCAAGCAGTGAAGAAACCGGTACTTCCCCATCTACACAATATCAGTTTGACCTTGCCAGACTTCTGGTTCAGGAATTAAGGGAACTGGGTGTGAAAGATGCCGATGTAGATGAACATTGCTATGTCTATGGACATATTCCGGCAACCAGAGGATATGAATCCTGCCAAAAACTGGGCTTTATCGCTCATATGGATACAGTCTCTGATTTCTGCGATCATCCGGTTACTCCGGTTATCACTCCGAATTATGACGGCAAAAACCTTGCACTTGGAACCAGCGGCAGAGTTCTCTCCCCGAAAATGTTCCCTCATCTCTCCACATTAAAAGGCAGAACTCTCATTACTTCCGATGGAACCACCATCCTCGGTGCAGATGACAAAGCCGGAATTGCCGAGATTATGACAATAATTGAACACCTCAATGACAATACTATTCCGCATGGTCCTCTCTGCATTGCATTTACCCCTGACGAAGAAATAGGAATGGGACCAGCCCATTTTGATATAAAAAAATTTGGAGCTGATTTTGCTTATACACTTGATGGTGATACAGAAGGTGAAATCCAGTATGAAAACTTTAATGCTGCCAGAGCAGTAGTAGAATTTACCGGTGTAAACGTACACCCGGGTTCTTCTAAAAATACAATGGTCAACGCAGCACTTGTTGCCATGGAGTTCAATTCCATGCTCCCTTCCGCTGACACACCAAGAAATACGGAAGACTATGAAGGATTTTTCCATCTCTATTCCATAAAGGGAGATGTCTCACACGCTGCTCTCGAATATATCATTCGTGACCACAATGCAACTACTTTTGATGTCCGTAAGAAGAGTATGGAACACATCACTAAAATTTTAAATGAAAAATGGGGAAAAGGAACTGTCTCACTTACCATCACAGAACAGTACCGAAATATGAAAGAAATCATCGACACCTGCATGGAACTGATTGAGCATGCAACTGCAGCATGCAAAGAATGCAATATCCCGCCGCTTATCACCCCGATCCGCGGAGGCACAGACGGTGCCCAGTTAAGCTTTATGGGACTCCCATGCCCGAATCTCGGAACAGGAGGACATGCTTATCATGGACCTTATGAACACATTACTGTTGAAGGAATGGATATTGCTGTAGATGTAGGATTAAAGATTATCGAATTATTTTACAAATATCCATTCATATAA
- the hflK gene encoding FtsH protease activity modulator HflK, protein MNEKVNPFKKLQKPGKHVKRIVIGAAGLVIIAGLAGDATYQIQEQEQAVLTTFGVPKAVAETGLHFKIPFIQKVQKVNTTIQGFPIGYSMGDNSVVENEGIMITSDYNFIDVDFFVEYRILEPVKYLYNSEEPEDILKNISQSCIRTVIASYDVDEVLTTGKGEIQSKIKEMILKQMEEQDLGIQLVNITIQDSEPPTQEVMKAFKAVETAKQGKETALNNANKYRNEKLPEAEAEADQIIQDAEAQKQVRINEAEAEVARFNAMYEEYVKNPEITKKRMFYEAMEDVLPGMKIVIDNGDGVQKVLPLDSFTGDSSENSTETLNTDPQSAQDTQNINDSENE, encoded by the coding sequence GTGAACGAAAAAGTAAATCCATTTAAAAAATTACAGAAGCCGGGAAAACATGTGAAACGTATTGTAATAGGAGCAGCAGGGTTGGTGATTATTGCAGGGCTTGCGGGAGATGCTACCTATCAGATCCAGGAGCAGGAACAGGCAGTATTGACAACTTTCGGAGTGCCGAAGGCAGTGGCAGAAACAGGACTGCATTTTAAGATTCCTTTTATACAGAAAGTACAGAAAGTAAATACAACGATCCAGGGATTTCCTATTGGATATAGTATGGGAGATAATTCGGTGGTTGAGAATGAGGGCATTATGATTACCTCGGATTATAACTTTATTGATGTAGATTTCTTTGTTGAGTACAGAATTTTAGAACCGGTAAAATATCTTTATAATTCAGAGGAACCGGAAGATATTCTAAAAAATATTTCTCAAAGCTGTATCCGTACAGTAATCGCAAGTTATGATGTGGATGAAGTGCTTACCACCGGAAAAGGTGAGATCCAGAGTAAGATTAAAGAAATGATCCTGAAGCAGATGGAGGAACAGGATCTGGGGATTCAGCTTGTGAATATCACAATCCAGGATTCAGAACCGCCCACACAGGAGGTTATGAAAGCATTTAAAGCAGTAGAAACTGCCAAGCAGGGAAAAGAAACTGCTTTGAATAATGCCAATAAATACAGAAACGAAAAGCTTCCGGAGGCTGAGGCAGAAGCAGACCAGATCATTCAGGATGCTGAGGCGCAGAAGCAGGTAAGGATTAATGAGGCGGAAGCTGAGGTTGCACGTTTTAATGCCATGTATGAGGAGTATGTTAAGAATCCGGAGATCACAAAGAAGCGTATGTTCTATGAGGCAATGGAAGATGTGCTGCCGGGAATGAAGATTGTGATTGATAATGGAGATGGAGTGCAGAAGGTTCTGCCGTTAGATTCTTTTACAGGGGATAGTTCAGAGAATTCAACAGAAACACTGAACACAGACCCGCAGAGTGCTCAGGATACACAAAATATAAATGATTCTGAGAACGAATAA